From candidate division KSB1 bacterium, a single genomic window includes:
- a CDS encoding glycosyltransferase family 4 protein, with protein sequence MGRRIRICHLQLLPLMTGVQRAMLELLKRLDTSRFDCWVVCKQHGPLTAELAEIGVKVLVVPALVRQIVPWQDLRALVTLVRLFKHHRFQIAHTHSSKTGALGRLAARLAGCDLVFHTVHGLPFHEFSPKRERFWYGLVERMAGLYTDHVIFVNHEERKLAIERHLVRAARASTAYNGVDLAQVKRANTQEARMSFRRTWGISEDAFVVAYVGRLWEQKDPTTLAAIVDQCAALPVHFLIVGEGPYQPYFAARFAGQRHVTMTGWIADPMTIYPAIDVLVLPSLWEGLSMTLIEAMAFGKPLVASNIKGNRECVRHGYNGFLCTPRRPQEFVAAIGTLRREKDLYHQMEHNCLAMSKEFFDIEVNVASVIRLYEEAWLRLCASGSAEPGPLS encoded by the coding sequence ATGGGCAGGAGGATTCGCATCTGTCACCTGCAGCTGCTCCCGCTGATGACAGGCGTGCAGCGGGCCATGCTGGAACTCCTCAAGCGTCTGGACACCAGTCGCTTTGACTGCTGGGTGGTCTGCAAACAGCACGGACCGCTTACGGCCGAACTGGCGGAGATAGGCGTGAAGGTTCTTGTGGTCCCCGCTTTGGTGCGGCAAATTGTCCCTTGGCAGGACCTGCGGGCTCTTGTTACACTAGTGCGGCTATTCAAACACCATCGTTTCCAGATCGCTCACACGCACTCTTCGAAAACCGGTGCTCTGGGGAGGCTGGCCGCACGCCTGGCCGGATGCGACCTTGTGTTTCACACGGTCCATGGGCTTCCCTTCCACGAGTTCTCTCCCAAGCGCGAGCGTTTCTGGTATGGGTTGGTGGAAAGAATGGCCGGGCTATACACTGACCATGTCATCTTTGTCAATCACGAGGAGCGCAAGCTGGCCATCGAGCGACACCTCGTGCGGGCTGCGCGCGCGTCGACAGCCTACAATGGCGTCGACCTTGCCCAAGTCAAGCGCGCAAACACCCAGGAGGCCCGCATGTCGTTCCGTCGGACCTGGGGCATTTCTGAGGACGCATTCGTGGTGGCCTACGTGGGCCGCCTCTGGGAGCAAAAGGACCCGACCACCCTGGCGGCCATTGTGGACCAGTGCGCTGCTCTACCGGTGCATTTCCTCATTGTCGGCGAAGGCCCCTATCAACCCTATTTTGCGGCGCGATTTGCTGGTCAGCGGCACGTCACCATGACCGGCTGGATCGCGGACCCTATGACCATTTACCCGGCTATCGACGTGTTGGTTTTGCCCTCTCTCTGGGAGGGTCTATCCATGACGCTGATCGAGGCGATGGCCTTTGGCAAGCCCCTAGTGGCCAGCAACATCAAGGGCAATCGCGAGTGCGTGCGCCACGGCTACAACGGCTTCCTGTGCACACCGCGCCGGCCGCAGGAATTCGTCGCGGCAATAGGCACACTGCGGCGCGAGAAAGATCTTTACCATCAGATGGAGCACAACTGCTTGGCCATGAGCAAGGAATTCTTCGATATTGAGGTCAATGTGGCCTCCGTGATTCGGCTGTATGAGGAGGCGTGGCTCCGTTTGTGTGCCTCAGGCTCAGCCGAGCCTGGCCCCCTGAGCTAG
- a CDS encoding undecaprenyl/decaprenyl-phosphate alpha-N-acetylglucosaminyl 1-phosphate transferase, whose translation MAPFTILVAFAFLLALAATPMCRRLALRHGVVARHNHRTVHTGRVPKLGGGAIFAAVVVPLVVMAATGHPLSREVIGLLLGGTVLFLVGAADDVRGLGCNFKLALQSFGALVLVWSGFRIEVIVLPGFGSFPLGWGSIPFTLLWVVGITNAINLIDGLDGLATGVVMSAVAVAAVLGCAHGHALVVLVAAVVFGALAGFLPYNLHPAAIFMGDSGSLFLGFVVAWLAAAGAQLEPGTVPIAVPLLSLLLPVTDTSLAIIRRLRRGIHPFVADREHIHHRLLNAGLSHGNATLLMCAVSLALAGAALLLAGLGAKWLPPLCSLCLSQ comes from the coding sequence ATGGCACCTTTCACAATCCTCGTGGCCTTTGCCTTTCTCCTGGCCCTGGCGGCGACGCCGATGTGTCGTCGGCTCGCTTTGCGTCACGGCGTGGTGGCTCGCCATAACCATCGCACCGTGCACACGGGCCGAGTGCCAAAGCTGGGAGGTGGGGCCATCTTTGCCGCGGTGGTGGTGCCGCTGGTGGTGATGGCCGCCACTGGGCACCCATTGTCCAGGGAAGTCATAGGCCTGCTGCTGGGCGGGACCGTCCTCTTCCTTGTGGGGGCAGCCGACGATGTGCGCGGCCTAGGGTGCAATTTCAAGCTCGCTTTGCAGTCGTTCGGTGCACTGGTGCTGGTCTGGTCCGGCTTTAGAATCGAGGTCATCGTTCTACCAGGCTTTGGGAGCTTCCCCTTAGGATGGGGCAGTATTCCCTTCACCCTGCTCTGGGTAGTAGGTATCACCAATGCCATCAACCTCATCGATGGGTTGGACGGCTTGGCCACTGGTGTAGTCATGTCCGCAGTAGCTGTGGCCGCGGTGCTCGGCTGTGCCCACGGGCACGCCCTCGTGGTCCTCGTTGCCGCCGTAGTCTTTGGCGCCTTGGCCGGTTTCCTACCCTATAACCTTCACCCGGCTGCGATTTTCATGGGCGACTCCGGCAGTCTTTTCCTGGGCTTTGTGGTTGCCTGGCTGGCGGCCGCCGGGGCACAACTTGAACCAGGAACCGTCCCCATAGCGGTACCGCTCCTCTCCCTCCTTCTGCCAGTCACCGACACCTCGCTGGCCATAATCAGACGCCTGCGGCGTGGCATCCACCCCTTTGTGGCCGACCGCGAGCACATCCACCACCGCCTTCTTAACGCCGGCCTTTCCCATGGAAATGCCACCTTGCTCATGTGCGCGGTGAGCCTGGCGTTGGCTGGGGCAGCGCTGCTCTTGGCAGGGCTTGGCGCGAAATGGCTGCCGCCTCTGTGCTCATTGTGCCTGTCCCAGTGA
- a CDS encoding T9SS type A sorting domain-containing protein translates to MREAHGVHLDTWGRPVPEGSLQKAGAAHAPPWLPEFPISASQSCGGRVASAPPALMGASYRGSPHVAANDETYETPQPHTRRHMNTPPECMVVCTEYPGYTADIMGQWASYLPDITAFRRGCKYQREADSHYTVVLFDQQGTPPAVPTAWKTWDDFQICTDPYHQDEPDYNQQDGTFLAVWNHWRRNLWDGSYGSEPGWQVPPSDIFGQRLRVLPGDTLFALLDGAGQSLACPLVNAPIACTEAYEGMRSYPPPTYGIKRNEFLVAYRYAATLGQNDIHASLYNGTWTLLEPDFSVAATGHQNSCALHQNYPNPFDSVTTIEYTVKDPRGIILEVVDVRGRTVGRLSDQVQQPGAYRVRFDTRELASGIFFYQIRVGDFQGAKKMVLLK, encoded by the coding sequence GTGCGTGAGGCACACGGTGTTCATTTGGACACGTGGGGACGGCCGGTGCCGGAGGGCTCCTTGCAAAAGGCCGGCGCTGCGCACGCCCCACCATGGCTGCCTGAGTTTCCCATCAGCGCCTCCCAGAGCTGCGGCGGGAGGGTGGCAAGCGCCCCACCAGCACTGATGGGCGCTTCCTACCGCGGCTCCCCCCATGTGGCCGCCAACGACGAAACCTATGAAACGCCCCAGCCGCACACCCGCCGCCACATGAACACACCGCCCGAATGCATGGTTGTCTGCACGGAATACCCCGGGTACACCGCAGACATCATGGGCCAGTGGGCGAGCTATCTCCCCGACATAACAGCGTTCCGCCGAGGTTGCAAATACCAGCGCGAAGCCGACTCGCACTACACGGTGGTGCTCTTTGACCAGCAGGGCACACCACCCGCGGTCCCCACAGCATGGAAAACCTGGGACGACTTCCAGATTTGCACCGACCCCTACCACCAGGATGAGCCGGACTACAATCAGCAGGACGGTACGTTCCTGGCGGTGTGGAATCACTGGCGCAGGAACCTGTGGGACGGCTCCTACGGCAGTGAACCGGGGTGGCAGGTCCCTCCATCGGATATTTTTGGCCAGCGGCTGCGCGTGCTGCCAGGGGACACGCTTTTTGCCCTGCTCGACGGAGCGGGCCAGTCGCTTGCCTGTCCTCTTGTCAACGCCCCTATTGCCTGCACTGAGGCATACGAAGGTATGAGGTCCTATCCGCCGCCCACATATGGAATCAAGCGGAACGAATTCCTCGTTGCCTATCGCTACGCCGCAACGCTTGGACAAAACGACATTCACGCGTCACTGTACAACGGGACCTGGACTCTTTTAGAGCCTGACTTCTCCGTGGCCGCCACAGGGCACCAGAACTCTTGTGCCCTGCACCAGAACTACCCGAACCCTTTCGACTCGGTGACCACGATCGAATATACTGTCAAAGACCCGCGTGGGATCATCCTTGAGGTTGTGGACGTGCGCGGCAGAACAGTCGGTCGGCTCTCTGACCAAGTTCAGCAGCCAGGCGCCTATCGTGTGCGCTTCGACACCCGGGAGCTGGCCTCGGGCATCTTTTTCTACCAAATTCGCGTGGGGGATTTTCAGGGCGCAAAGAAGATGGTCTTGCTGAAGTAA